In Mycolicibacterium mucogenicum DSM 44124, the following are encoded in one genomic region:
- a CDS encoding MBL fold metallo-hydrolase produces the protein MLLTGFPVGMLQCNCYVLAARAGSDAIIVDPGQRAMGRIREILDENRLTPSAVLLTHGHVDHIWSAQKVADTYGCPVYIHPEDRFMLTDPIKGFGPRLAQLAFGVLFSEPKQVVELDRDGDKLYLGGITVTVDHTPGHTRGSVVFRVSDGPAELAFTGDTLFKQSVGRTDLPGGSGRDLLNSIVTKLLVLDDDTVVLPGHGPQTTIGAERRTNPFLEGLSS, from the coding sequence GTGTTGTTGACGGGGTTTCCGGTCGGGATGTTGCAGTGCAACTGCTACGTCCTCGCGGCGCGCGCCGGGTCGGACGCCATCATCGTCGACCCGGGCCAGCGGGCCATGGGCCGCATCCGCGAGATTCTGGATGAGAACCGGCTCACCCCGTCGGCGGTGCTGCTCACCCACGGCCACGTCGACCACATCTGGTCGGCGCAGAAGGTGGCGGACACCTACGGCTGTCCGGTGTACATCCACCCCGAGGACCGGTTCATGCTGACCGATCCCATCAAGGGGTTCGGTCCGCGGCTGGCCCAGCTGGCGTTCGGGGTGCTGTTCTCCGAGCCCAAGCAGGTCGTCGAACTCGACCGCGACGGTGACAAGCTCTACCTGGGCGGCATCACCGTGACGGTGGACCACACTCCGGGGCACACCCGGGGTTCGGTGGTGTTCCGCGTGAGCGACGGTCCCGCCGAGCTGGCGTTCACCGGCGACACCTTGTTCAAGCAGTCGGTGGGCCGCACCGATCTCCCGGGCGGCAGCGGCCGGGACCTGCTGAACTCGATCGTGACAAAACTGTTGGTGCTCGACGACGACACCGTGGTACTACCTGGGCACGGCCCACAGACCACGATCGGCGCCGAACGCCGCACCAACCCATTCCTCGAAGGCTTATCAAGTTGA
- the hisS gene encoding histidine--tRNA ligase gives MSDFQAPKGVPDYLPPDSAEFVAVRDGLLNVARLAGYGHIELPVFEDTALFARGVGESTDVVSKEMYTFADRGDRSVTLRPEGTAGVMRAVIEHGLDRGALPAKLRYSGPFFRYERPQAGRYRQLQQVGVEAIGIDDPALDAEVIAVADAGFRSLGLDGFRLEITSLGDDTCRPQYRKLLQDFLFKLDLDEDTRRRAEINPLRVLDDKRPHVKEMTADAPVMLDHLSEAAKEHFDTVLAHLDALGVPYVINPRMVRGLDYYTKTTFEFVHDGLGAQSGIGGGGRYDGLMKQLGGQDLSGIGFGLGVDRTVLALKAEGKTVASPAAVDVYAVPLGAPAKLELAKIVAALRGSGVRTDMCYGDRGLKGAMKAADRSGAKVALVAGDRDIEAGTVGVKDLSNGEQVDVPIADVVTQVVALLH, from the coding sequence TTGAGCGATTTTCAGGCGCCCAAGGGCGTCCCGGATTACCTGCCCCCGGACTCGGCGGAATTTGTCGCGGTACGCGACGGACTGCTGAACGTCGCGCGGCTGGCCGGGTATGGCCACATCGAGCTGCCGGTGTTCGAGGACACCGCGCTGTTCGCCCGCGGTGTGGGTGAGTCCACCGATGTGGTGTCCAAGGAGATGTACACCTTCGCCGACCGCGGTGACCGCTCTGTCACGCTGCGGCCGGAAGGCACCGCCGGCGTCATGCGGGCCGTCATCGAACACGGGCTGGACCGCGGCGCGCTGCCGGCCAAGCTGCGGTACTCCGGACCGTTCTTCCGGTACGAGCGGCCGCAGGCCGGCCGCTACCGCCAGCTGCAGCAGGTGGGCGTGGAGGCCATCGGCATCGACGATCCGGCACTGGACGCCGAGGTGATCGCCGTCGCCGACGCCGGCTTCCGCTCGCTGGGCCTCGACGGTTTCCGCCTGGAGATCACTTCGCTGGGTGACGACACCTGCCGGCCCCAGTACCGGAAGCTGTTGCAGGACTTCCTGTTCAAGCTCGACCTCGACGAAGACACCCGGCGCCGCGCCGAGATCAACCCGCTGCGGGTGCTCGACGACAAGCGGCCGCACGTCAAGGAGATGACGGCCGACGCCCCGGTGATGCTCGATCACCTGTCGGAAGCCGCCAAGGAACACTTCGACACCGTGCTGGCGCACCTGGATGCGCTGGGCGTGCCGTATGTGATCAACCCGCGCATGGTCCGCGGCCTGGACTACTACACGAAGACCACGTTCGAGTTCGTGCACGACGGCCTCGGCGCCCAATCCGGTATCGGTGGCGGCGGCCGCTACGACGGCCTGATGAAGCAGTTGGGCGGGCAGGACCTGTCCGGCATCGGCTTCGGCCTCGGCGTGGACCGTACGGTGCTGGCGCTGAAGGCTGAGGGCAAGACGGTGGCGTCTCCCGCGGCCGTCGACGTGTACGCCGTGCCGTTGGGCGCACCGGCCAAGCTGGAACTGGCGAAGATCGTTGCGGCCCTGCGTGGTTCGGGTGTCCGCACCGACATGTGCTACGGCGACCGTGGCCTCAAGGGTGCGATGAAGGCCGCCGACCGCTCGGGCGCCAAGGTGGCCCTGGTGGCCGGCGACCGCGACATCGAGGCCGGCACCGTCGGCGTCAAGGACCTGTCGAACGGCGAGCAGGTCGACGTGCCCATCGCCGACGTCGTCACCCAGGTCGTCGCCCTACTTCATTAA
- a CDS encoding cytochrome b produces MTDRFPIRTRVLHWLTAVAVFAALLIGFTMTDRIGSHGALVAVHMTLGISILVIVIVRAANRFTHKPPKWPDTVGPLEGKLVAASELGMYAMLLAQPLVGWAMVSASGSPVRAFGLTLPGLVPFDGDLYGILRQAHSVVAYLLVAAIAAHVSAILLHTLTLRDGMLRRMTG; encoded by the coding sequence GTGACCGACCGCTTCCCCATCCGCACCCGCGTGTTGCACTGGCTGACCGCGGTCGCCGTGTTCGCCGCGCTGCTGATCGGCTTCACCATGACCGACCGGATCGGCTCCCACGGCGCCCTGGTCGCCGTCCACATGACGCTGGGCATCAGCATCCTGGTCATCGTGATCGTCCGTGCGGCAAACAGATTCACCCACAAGCCGCCGAAATGGCCAGACACCGTGGGGCCGCTGGAGGGCAAACTGGTCGCCGCGTCCGAACTGGGGATGTACGCCATGCTGCTGGCGCAGCCACTGGTCGGCTGGGCCATGGTGTCGGCGTCGGGCAGCCCGGTGCGGGCGTTCGGTTTGACGCTCCCCGGCCTCGTCCCGTTCGACGGCGACCTGTACGGCATTCTGCGGCAGGCACATTCGGTGGTGGCCTACCTGTTGGTGGCCGCCATCGCCGCGCACGTCAGCGCCATCCTGCTCCACACCCTGACGCTGCGCGACGGCATGCTGCGCCGCATGACGGGCTAA
- a CDS encoding catalase family peroxidase: MDGPSWRGTPLTRRSILVGLGAVGAFLAVDLGLVAYTSRAGTLTRQTFLDGFRSVFGAHPGFRKNHAKGVSVVGHFMSNGNAAALSRAAVFGPGETPVAGRFSLAGGDPTVADTPGAARGLGLAIGFPGAGQWRTAMLNLPVFVDNSPQGFYDRLLASKPVAGTGKPDPQLMADFLSRHPETAAATALVKKSPPTPGFADSTFAGLHKFYLVNHSGVRTPVRWSFVPQQTALPPKSDDPNALFDALIIQLKKTPLQWNLRLTVGRDGDPTDPTLPWPADRQVIDAGVLTLTEAQTDAAGNARDINFDPLVLPDGIEPSDDPLLSARSAVYAGSYRARTIEPKTAPAVQVQEVKP, from the coding sequence ATGGACGGCCCATCCTGGCGCGGTACTCCCCTGACCCGGCGTTCGATCCTGGTCGGCCTCGGCGCCGTCGGGGCGTTCCTCGCCGTGGACCTCGGACTGGTCGCGTACACCAGCCGCGCCGGGACGCTGACCCGCCAGACGTTCCTGGACGGCTTCCGGAGCGTCTTCGGCGCTCACCCCGGATTCCGGAAGAACCATGCCAAAGGCGTCTCGGTGGTCGGCCACTTCATGAGCAACGGCAACGCGGCCGCCCTGTCCCGTGCCGCGGTCTTCGGGCCGGGTGAGACGCCCGTCGCAGGTCGCTTCTCTCTGGCCGGTGGGGACCCAACGGTTGCCGACACCCCGGGCGCAGCGCGCGGGCTCGGGCTGGCCATCGGCTTCCCGGGCGCCGGCCAATGGCGTACCGCGATGCTGAACCTTCCGGTGTTCGTCGACAATTCACCGCAGGGCTTCTATGACCGACTATTGGCGTCCAAGCCGGTGGCCGGCACGGGGAAGCCCGACCCGCAGCTCATGGCCGACTTCCTCAGCCGGCATCCCGAGACCGCGGCGGCGACTGCACTGGTCAAGAAGAGCCCGCCCACACCGGGTTTCGCCGACAGTACGTTCGCGGGTCTGCACAAGTTCTATCTGGTGAACCATTCCGGTGTCCGCACGCCGGTCCGGTGGTCGTTCGTGCCGCAGCAGACGGCGCTGCCACCGAAGTCCGACGATCCCAACGCGTTGTTCGACGCGCTGATCATCCAGTTGAAAAAGACTCCGCTGCAATGGAATCTGCGACTGACGGTCGGGCGCGACGGCGACCCGACCGACCCGACGCTGCCCTGGCCGGCCGACCGGCAGGTCATCGACGCCGGCGTCCTGACCCTCACCGAAGCCCAGACCGACGCCGCCGGCAACGCTCGCGACATCAACTTCGATCCGCTGGTCCTGCCCGACGGCATCGAGCCGTCCGACGATCCGCTGCTCAGCGCCCGGTCGGCGGTGTACGCCGGGTCATACCGGGCCCGGACCATCGAACCGAAAACCGCTCCGGCCGTTCAGGTTCAGGAGGTCAAGCCGTGA
- the dtd gene encoding D-aminoacyl-tRNA deacylase: MRVLVQRVTLARVTVDGRTVGEITPNPQGLVALVGLTHTDDAAVVRKMADKLWRLRILDGELSAADAGAPILVVSQFTLYADTAKGRRPSWNAAAPGPVAEPLVDEFAAALRALGAEVATGQFGAHMHVELVNDGPVTVLLELQAG; encoded by the coding sequence GTGCGGGTATTGGTGCAGCGGGTGACGTTGGCGCGGGTGACGGTCGACGGGCGGACCGTCGGTGAGATCACCCCGAACCCTCAGGGCCTGGTGGCGCTCGTCGGTCTCACCCACACCGACGACGCCGCGGTGGTGCGCAAGATGGCCGACAAGCTGTGGCGGCTGCGCATCCTGGACGGCGAGCTGAGCGCCGCCGATGCGGGCGCCCCGATTCTCGTGGTCAGTCAGTTCACCCTCTACGCCGACACCGCCAAGGGGCGCCGGCCGTCATGGAATGCCGCGGCGCCCGGTCCGGTTGCCGAGCCCCTCGTCGACGAGTTCGCGGCGGCGCTGCGGGCGCTGGGGGCCGAGGTCGCCACCGGGCAGTTCGGCGCCCACATGCACGTCGAACTGGTCAACGACGGCCCGGTGACGGTATTGCTGGAGCTGCAGGCGGGGTGA
- a CDS encoding ChaB family protein: MRRSHAEDHEAGASHSAAEEYGEGERAHRVAYSALKHSYEKVGDHWEKKDHKGPSDERARSGGPNARGKSAEGVDTQATKKHLMDVARRLDIRGRSTMNKGELVEAIEKANRRASRR, encoded by the coding sequence GTGAGGAGGAGTCATGCCGAAGACCACGAAGCAGGGGCAAGCCACTCGGCCGCCGAGGAATACGGCGAAGGTGAACGTGCCCACCGGGTCGCGTACTCAGCCCTGAAGCACAGCTATGAGAAGGTCGGCGACCACTGGGAGAAGAAAGACCACAAGGGCCCGTCCGACGAGCGGGCGCGCAGCGGCGGGCCCAACGCCCGCGGCAAGTCCGCCGAGGGCGTGGATACCCAGGCCACCAAGAAACACCTCATGGACGTCGCGCGCCGGCTCGATATCCGCGGCCGGTCGACCATGAACAAGGGCGAGCTGGTCGAGGCGATCGAGAAGGCCAACCGACGGGCGAGCCGCCGCTAG
- a CDS encoding catalase: protein MDETSNAKHEQLDAARVDNNAGYLTTQQGVRVPHTDDALTAGERGPTLLEDFHAREKITHFDHERIPERVVHARGAGAYGYFEPYDDSLADFTTAKFLTTPGLRTPVFVRFSTVAGSRGSADTVRDVRGFATKFYTEQGNYDLVGNNFPVFFIQDGIKFPDFVHAVKPEPHNEIPQAASAHNTLWDFVSLQPETLHTIMWLMSDRALPRSYRMMQGFGVHTFRLVNAAGQGVFVKFHWTPKLGVHSLLWEECQQIAGKDPDFNRRDLWDAIEAGQFPEWELGVQLIPESDEFAFPFDLLDATKLVPEERVPVIPVGRMVLDRNPDNFFAETEQVAFHTANLVPGIDFTNDPLLQLRNFSYLDTQLIRLGGPNFAQLPVNRPIAAVTNNQRDGYGQHTIAQGTTSYLKNNLGGGCPALADADAYRHYTERVDGQKIRSRAESFKDHYSQARMFWLSMSTVEKDHIVAAFSFELGKVGPETGIRPRVIAQLNMIDHELAERVAAKLGLLAPDEVAVPDHVTPSPALSQMNTATDSIVSRRIAVLAADGVDLRGTERTAAALREQGATVDVVGLIGGGTITTDTGQELGVDLGLNTTSSTLYDAVLVPGALDSVELLAQDGSAIHFVAEAYKHLKPIAAFGAGVGLLRAAGINPESAGLTETRTDRGVVTTTSHGGALDALFIEAFIDTIRRHRTWNRATEAVPA, encoded by the coding sequence GTGGACGAAACATCGAATGCGAAGCACGAGCAGCTCGACGCCGCGCGGGTCGACAACAACGCGGGGTACCTGACCACCCAACAGGGCGTGCGGGTTCCGCACACCGACGACGCCCTCACCGCAGGTGAGCGCGGTCCGACCCTGCTGGAGGATTTCCATGCGCGGGAGAAGATCACACACTTCGACCACGAACGCATTCCGGAGCGCGTCGTGCACGCGCGCGGCGCAGGGGCCTACGGTTACTTCGAGCCCTACGACGACTCGCTGGCCGACTTCACCACGGCGAAATTCCTGACCACGCCGGGCCTGCGCACGCCGGTGTTCGTGCGCTTCTCCACCGTCGCCGGCTCCCGCGGCTCCGCAGACACCGTGCGTGACGTACGCGGCTTCGCCACCAAGTTCTACACCGAGCAAGGCAACTACGACCTCGTCGGCAACAACTTCCCCGTCTTCTTCATCCAGGACGGCATCAAGTTCCCAGACTTCGTGCACGCGGTGAAGCCGGAGCCGCACAACGAGATTCCGCAAGCCGCGTCCGCCCACAACACGCTGTGGGACTTCGTGTCGCTGCAGCCGGAAACGCTGCACACGATCATGTGGCTGATGTCCGATCGCGCCCTGCCACGCAGCTACCGGATGATGCAGGGCTTCGGTGTGCACACCTTCCGGTTGGTGAACGCCGCCGGCCAGGGCGTCTTCGTGAAATTCCACTGGACGCCGAAACTCGGGGTGCACTCACTGCTGTGGGAGGAATGCCAGCAGATCGCCGGTAAGGATCCGGACTTCAATCGCCGTGACCTGTGGGACGCCATCGAGGCCGGCCAGTTCCCCGAGTGGGAGCTGGGTGTACAGCTGATCCCCGAGTCCGATGAGTTCGCCTTCCCGTTCGATCTGCTCGATGCGACCAAACTCGTTCCCGAGGAGCGGGTTCCGGTGATACCCGTCGGCCGGATGGTGCTCGACCGCAACCCCGACAACTTCTTCGCCGAGACCGAACAGGTCGCCTTCCACACCGCCAATCTGGTACCGGGTATCGACTTCACCAATGATCCCCTGCTGCAGCTCCGCAATTTCTCGTACCTCGACACCCAGCTGATCCGCTTGGGTGGGCCCAATTTCGCGCAACTGCCGGTCAACCGGCCGATCGCGGCAGTCACCAACAATCAGCGGGATGGCTACGGCCAGCACACCATTGCCCAGGGGACCACGAGTTACCTCAAGAACAACCTCGGCGGTGGCTGTCCGGCGCTGGCGGATGCGGACGCCTACCGGCACTACACCGAACGCGTCGACGGTCAGAAGATCCGTAGCCGCGCAGAGAGTTTCAAAGACCACTACAGCCAGGCCCGGATGTTCTGGCTCAGTATGTCGACCGTCGAGAAGGACCACATCGTCGCCGCGTTCTCGTTCGAACTCGGCAAGGTCGGACCCGAGACCGGCATCCGGCCCCGAGTCATCGCACAGCTCAACATGATCGATCACGAGCTCGCCGAGCGGGTCGCCGCCAAGCTCGGACTGCTTGCGCCTGACGAGGTCGCCGTGCCCGACCACGTGACGCCGTCGCCGGCACTGTCGCAGATGAATACCGCGACCGATTCCATTGTCAGCCGCCGAATCGCCGTCCTGGCCGCCGACGGCGTGGACCTGCGCGGCACCGAGCGGACTGCCGCCGCGCTCAGGGAGCAGGGCGCCACCGTCGACGTCGTCGGCCTCATCGGGGGCGGCACCATCACGACCGACACCGGCCAGGAACTCGGCGTGGATCTCGGGCTCAACACCACGTCGTCGACGCTCTACGATGCCGTGCTGGTTCCGGGGGCGCTGGACTCCGTCGAGCTGCTCGCCCAGGACGGTTCGGCGATCCATTTCGTCGCCGAGGCCTACAAGCACCTGAAGCCCATCGCCGCGTTCGGTGCGGGCGTCGGCCTGCTGCGCGCCGCGGGCATCAATCCCGAATCCGCCGGGCTCACCGAAACCCGCACGGACAGAGGCGTTGTCACCACGACCTCACACGGTGGCGCGCTTGACGCGCTGTTCATCGAGGCCTTCATCGACACGATCCGGCGGCACCGGACCTGGAACCGGGCGACGGAGGCGGTGCCGGCCTGA
- a CDS encoding alpha/beta hydrolase, whose product MFVKNVVRMWALQPNLHWPFSSIDQVAALAPLPRSTTVQRVRLPSCPAELIGTAGSSARRAILYLHGGAFLTCGLNTHRSLVARLARSAEAEVLNVGYRMLPDHGLSAALADAADGLRWLLHRGYRWSEIVVAGDSAGGYLALQTAAELLRHGHPPTAGVAAISPLTTLNPRDKSPGGKDRCAMFTARAMTSFMRYVATHGEKSSSGQPIASPVDADLHQMPPVSIHVSSDEFLRPDAELMYERLTAAGARCELHMWDGQIHDFPLAAAVLPEGRRAIRYIGDFVKEVTPAADSDTPEYPSAASL is encoded by the coding sequence GTGTTCGTGAAGAACGTGGTGCGGATGTGGGCCCTGCAACCGAATCTGCATTGGCCCTTCAGTTCCATCGATCAGGTCGCCGCGCTGGCCCCGCTGCCGAGATCGACGACTGTGCAACGGGTCCGCCTGCCGTCCTGTCCGGCCGAATTGATCGGCACCGCAGGCTCGTCGGCGCGTCGCGCCATCCTCTATCTGCACGGTGGGGCGTTCCTCACCTGCGGCCTCAACACGCACCGATCCCTGGTGGCGCGGCTGGCCCGCAGCGCTGAGGCCGAGGTGCTCAACGTCGGCTACCGCATGCTGCCCGACCACGGGCTGTCGGCGGCGCTGGCCGACGCGGCCGACGGGCTCCGCTGGCTGCTGCACCGCGGCTACCGCTGGTCCGAGATCGTGGTGGCCGGGGACTCCGCGGGCGGCTACCTCGCGCTGCAGACCGCTGCGGAACTGCTTCGGCACGGTCACCCGCCGACCGCCGGCGTGGCGGCCATCTCTCCCCTGACGACGCTGAACCCGCGCGACAAATCCCCCGGTGGCAAGGACCGCTGCGCCATGTTCACCGCGCGCGCGATGACATCGTTCATGCGCTACGTCGCCACGCACGGTGAGAAGAGCTCGTCCGGGCAACCCATCGCCTCACCCGTCGATGCGGACCTGCACCAGATGCCGCCGGTGTCGATCCACGTCAGCAGCGACGAGTTCCTCCGGCCCGACGCGGAACTGATGTACGAGCGGCTGACCGCAGCGGGGGCGCGGTGCGAACTTCATATGTGGGACGGGCAGATTCACGATTTCCCGCTCGCCGCCGCCGTCCTGCCCGAAGGACGGCGGGCCATCCGCTACATCGGCGACTTCGTCAAGGAAGTCACTCCCGCAGCGGACAGCGACACACCGGAATATCCGTCGGCCGCCTCGCTGTGA
- a CDS encoding CsbD family protein has product MGEHKSGPEEGIKGTVEGVKGKLKEAAGSVVGRDDLVREGQAQQDKADAERDAAKREAEAESARAGAAAAEKRQQQNQ; this is encoded by the coding sequence GTGGGAGAGCACAAGAGCGGTCCCGAAGAGGGCATCAAGGGCACCGTCGAGGGTGTCAAGGGCAAGCTGAAGGAAGCCGCAGGCAGCGTCGTCGGCCGGGATGACCTGGTCCGTGAGGGACAGGCACAGCAGGACAAGGCCGACGCCGAACGCGATGCGGCGAAGCGTGAGGCGGAAGCTGAGTCGGCCCGTGCCGGCGCGGCGGCCGCTGAGAAGCGCCAGCAGCAGAACCAGTAA
- a CDS encoding DUF6328 family protein — protein MTDEHGDLGPSDQRWDRMARHETETQRLDRNWSSLLQELRVAQTGVQLLTGFLLTLPFQQRFSTLDDQSQTVYLATVGFSVASTILLIAPVGMHRILFRQRRMPLIVAAAHRCAFYGLLLLGIALTGVTELIFGTVAGQVAGWVAGGIGLAGFCTFWVLVPLAMQNSRNSDTARAQ, from the coding sequence ATGACGGACGAGCACGGTGATCTGGGACCGTCCGACCAGAGATGGGACCGGATGGCCCGTCACGAGACCGAAACCCAACGGCTGGACCGCAATTGGTCGAGTCTGTTGCAGGAACTGCGTGTCGCGCAGACCGGAGTACAGCTGCTCACCGGTTTCCTGCTGACCCTGCCGTTCCAACAGCGGTTCAGCACACTGGATGACCAGAGCCAGACCGTCTACCTCGCGACCGTCGGCTTCTCGGTCGCGTCGACGATTCTGCTGATCGCCCCAGTCGGCATGCACCGCATCCTGTTTCGGCAACGGCGCATGCCGCTGATCGTCGCCGCGGCACATCGATGCGCCTTCTACGGCCTGTTGTTGCTCGGGATCGCCCTGACCGGCGTGACCGAGTTGATCTTCGGCACCGTCGCGGGCCAGGTGGCGGGCTGGGTCGCCGGCGGCATCGGGCTGGCCGGCTTCTGCACGTTCTGGGTATTGGTGCCGTTGGCGATGCAGAACAGCAGAAACAGCGATACCGCTCGCGCACAATAG
- a CDS encoding thiamine pyrophosphate-requiring protein, which produces MTMTVGDYLLERLRQWHVRHVFAYPGDGINGIVAAFGRSDDEPQFIQTRHEEMAAFGATGYAKFGGGVGVCMATSGPGAIHLLNGLYDAKLDRVPVVAIVGQTARSAMGGSYQQEVDLHSLYKDVASDYLVEVNVANQLPNALDRAIRIALARRAPTALVIPSDLQEQPYEPPQHEFKQVPSSDPEYVPPAVYPQNEQVRKAADVLNAGERVAILVGQGARRAADQVRELADKTGAGVAKALLGKDVLPDDLPYVTGSIGLLGSRPSYEMMRDCDTLLIVGSNFPYSQFLPKFGQARGIQIDIDGTAIGMRYPTEVNIVADAGAALGALLPLVEPKTDRTWRDTIEHNVSRWWDTIERQCMLSARPVNPMRIAWELSRRIPSTAIVTADSGSSTNWYARCLKFRGEIRGSLSGTLATMGPGVPYAIGAKFAHPDRPVVALVGDGAMQMNGMAELLTIKRYAEQWSDPRLVVCVFHNGDLNQVTWELRAMGGAPKFVPSQSLPDVSYAEIACAMGLDGIAVDNPERLGEAWDRALGADHPVVLDVRCDPEVPPIPPHATYEQIKDLTAAILKGDPNGWHLVYQGMKTKAQEYIARSGGGAG; this is translated from the coding sequence ATGACGATGACTGTTGGGGATTACCTGCTCGAGCGGCTGAGGCAATGGCATGTCCGTCACGTGTTCGCCTATCCGGGCGACGGCATCAACGGGATCGTCGCCGCATTCGGCCGCAGTGACGATGAGCCGCAATTCATTCAGACCCGCCACGAAGAGATGGCAGCGTTCGGCGCCACGGGGTACGCCAAATTCGGCGGGGGTGTCGGTGTCTGTATGGCGACGTCGGGTCCGGGCGCCATCCACCTCCTGAACGGGCTGTACGACGCGAAGCTCGACCGCGTTCCGGTGGTGGCAATCGTGGGCCAGACGGCGCGCAGCGCGATGGGCGGTAGTTATCAGCAGGAAGTCGACCTGCACAGTCTCTACAAGGATGTCGCCAGTGACTATCTGGTCGAGGTCAATGTCGCCAACCAGCTGCCCAACGCGCTCGACCGGGCAATCCGCATCGCGCTGGCGAGGCGGGCGCCGACGGCCCTGGTGATCCCGTCGGACCTGCAGGAGCAGCCGTACGAACCGCCGCAACACGAGTTCAAGCAGGTGCCGTCGAGCGATCCGGAGTACGTGCCACCTGCGGTGTATCCGCAGAACGAACAGGTCCGCAAGGCCGCCGATGTACTCAATGCCGGTGAGCGCGTGGCGATTCTGGTCGGTCAGGGTGCCCGCCGGGCCGCCGACCAGGTGCGCGAACTCGCCGACAAGACAGGCGCCGGGGTCGCCAAGGCGCTGCTGGGCAAGGACGTGCTGCCGGACGACCTGCCGTATGTCACCGGATCCATCGGGCTCCTCGGGTCGCGGCCGAGCTACGAGATGATGCGCGACTGCGACACCCTGCTGATCGTCGGATCGAATTTTCCGTACAGCCAGTTCCTGCCGAAGTTCGGGCAGGCCAGGGGGATTCAGATCGACATCGACGGAACCGCGATCGGTATGCGCTACCCGACGGAGGTGAACATCGTCGCCGACGCGGGTGCCGCGCTCGGTGCGCTCCTGCCGCTGGTGGAGCCGAAAACCGACCGCACATGGCGAGATACCATCGAGCACAACGTCTCTCGCTGGTGGGACACCATCGAGCGTCAGTGCATGTTGTCGGCCCGACCTGTGAACCCGATGCGGATCGCGTGGGAACTTTCGCGGCGGATACCGTCGACCGCCATCGTGACGGCCGACTCCGGTTCGTCCACCAATTGGTACGCGCGGTGTCTGAAGTTCCGTGGTGAGATTCGGGGTTCGCTATCGGGCACGCTCGCCACCATGGGACCCGGGGTGCCATACGCGATCGGTGCGAAGTTCGCGCATCCGGACCGTCCCGTGGTGGCGCTCGTCGGAGACGGCGCGATGCAGATGAATGGTATGGCCGAGCTGCTGACCATCAAGCGCTACGCCGAGCAATGGTCCGACCCGCGCCTGGTGGTGTGTGTCTTCCACAACGGTGACCTCAATCAGGTCACCTGGGAGTTGCGGGCAATGGGAGGAGCGCCCAAGTTCGTGCCGTCACAATCGCTACCGGACGTCTCGTATGCCGAAATCGCCTGTGCCATGGGGCTGGATGGCATCGCGGTTGACAACCCCGAGCGGCTCGGCGAGGCCTGGGATCGGGCGCTGGGTGCCGACCACCCCGTGGTGCTGGACGTGCGGTGCGACCCCGAAGTGCCGCCGATCCCGCCGCACGCCACCTACGAACAGATCAAAGATCTGACGGCCGCGATTCTCAAGGGCGATCCCAACGGCTGGCACCTGGTGTATCAGGGGATGAAGACCAAGGCGCAGGAATACATCGCCCGTTCTGGTGGTGGCGCCGGGTAG
- a CDS encoding SigB/SigF/SigG family RNA polymerase sigma factor has translation MVAVLRQLPPDSDAYARQLERIVLRCCPLADRVARHFDRRGENLEDLIQVARVGLLQAVNRFDPARGSRFVAFALPTMMGELRRYFRDYGWKVHVPRRIRDRQHDIACATAYLTSDLRRAPSIEELAKELEIDRDQVVESIVAAKAYQPQSLDVNVSDDDARAQALGDSLGEMDAGFDRVTDRESVRSLLAALPRREQKVLYLRYFGAMTQRQIADSIGVSQMHVSRILDRTLRDLRAQVGCA, from the coding sequence ATGGTCGCGGTGCTCCGTCAATTACCGCCCGACTCGGACGCCTACGCGCGTCAACTCGAACGGATCGTGCTGCGGTGCTGCCCGCTGGCGGACCGGGTGGCCCGCCACTTCGACCGCCGAGGCGAGAACCTCGAAGACCTGATCCAGGTGGCCCGGGTGGGGTTGCTGCAGGCGGTCAACCGATTCGATCCCGCGCGGGGATCACGATTCGTCGCGTTCGCCCTTCCCACGATGATGGGGGAGTTGCGCCGGTACTTCCGTGACTATGGCTGGAAAGTGCACGTACCCAGGCGAATTCGCGATCGGCAGCACGATATTGCCTGTGCTACTGCATATTTGACGAGCGACCTGAGAAGGGCGCCGAGTATCGAGGAGCTCGCCAAGGAACTGGAGATAGACCGTGACCAGGTCGTCGAGAGCATCGTGGCAGCCAAGGCGTATCAGCCCCAGTCGCTCGACGTGAACGTCAGCGACGACGATGCGCGCGCGCAGGCGCTGGGTGACTCGCTCGGTGAGATGGACGCCGGCTTCGACCGTGTGACGGATCGCGAATCGGTACGGTCCCTGCTGGCGGCGCTGCCTCGACGCGAGCAGAAGGTGCTTTATCTGCGGTACTTCGGTGCCATGACGCAGCGTCAGATCGCCGACTCGATCGGCGTTTCCCAGATGCATGTGTCACGGATACTGGACCGCACCTTGCGCGATTTGCGAGCTCAAGTGGGTTGCGCCTGA